A stretch of Lathyrus oleraceus cultivar Zhongwan6 chromosome 6, CAAS_Psat_ZW6_1.0, whole genome shotgun sequence DNA encodes these proteins:
- the LOC127095847 gene encoding uncharacterized protein LOC127095847, with amino-acid sequence MAGEQHSDHSRPLVNYNMDDGPPSHEADVRDGHPSTPSPEPQNNGDASHAHNLGAETFHPIPVPVEGDAVMIAMVNALNQAGSMLHQQHERITALEAERQEARPQPVSRIQQRSEPTKKRGRRSPEPYASRARARRDGGRARTSPRRGHSPDNNELSPLRSDEEDLHCPLSRAIMEAPLPKGMEKPPNLAVYDGTTDPDDHVDNVNAMLDYRNDITGHLKCRLFSTTLRKGAMAWYKSLAPESITSWRVMRSMFTRHFTASRRHPKTEATLEAIVQKKNETLRSYIERFNQEAVEVDTTEHMKKYLLERGLLPGSELSRAVGIEPPRTLNELLHKAQAYIRYEEKQVAHNARSGRNAGETEHSKRDDTSISRRNGDKRREERPRELREGRGPAGRYSEYTLLTAPRERILAECINSEFKQGRVRFPKPSAPKPHTDKSKYCRFHRSHGHVTEDCVHLKDAIEILIQEGHLKQYTRKNEAPRHDEPEKKRPRENTPPDNSPYQVALCVSRPEDFFLPEPLPEGKITALSPWEDFPTTLVISGGGTNGESAALSVKRKFDELLLTAPEQKATLTKYRGKSNPISFFLEELPGGSPNSAIPLLIRAKMARFDVRRILVDEGSSVDIMYVHLFKTLKLDKTNLAPYVGSDLQGFNGATTRPWGYVELLVTFGEQETAREVKIQFLVVDCPSLYNCIFGRPTLAELTAVPSTVHLKMKYYTKLGRVVTIHGDIEAARRCYDAAVKGQAVVSTKSNCNNKKLKTEDPARGVNAIDLDCRIGLDETEEGRFPKERSLEHPVRPIPDGEFELIPLGDDPERTVKIGKGLPEETREELVACLKENSDLFAWNAAEMPGLDPEIACHKLAVDRAAKPIAQHRRKQSPEKAEAAERAVKDLLEANFISEAQYTTWLSNVVLVKKNNGKWRMCVDYTDLNRACPKDAFPLPNIDSLVDNSAGFKLLSFMDAYSGYNQIPMSPADKKHTAFMTPTGNYYYNVMPFGLKNAGATYQRMMNKVFKDEIGDMLEVYMDDMIVKSHEEITHARHLTKVFEQARQCKMRFNPEKCTFGVRAGKFLGFYLTERGIEANPDKCRAFSEFPTPKTKKSIQSLNGVLASLSRFIAKSAQHALPFFRLLRKEATFDWTDECEQALLHLKKVLSQPRSYHGHQKRKPYTYTYPWQPRPSAPF; translated from the coding sequence ATGGCCGGAGAACAACATAGCGATCACAGCCGTCCCCTCGTCAACTACAACATGGACGACGGCCCGCCATCCCATGAAGCGGACGTTCGGGACGGTCATCCATCCACCCCGTCTCCAGAGCCCCAAAACAACGGAGATGCCTCTCACGCCCACAATTTAGGGGCAGAGACATTTCATCCCATTCCCGTTCCCGTTGAAGGAGACGCCGTAATGATTGCCATGGTGAATGCCCTCAATCAAGCCGGTTCTATGCTCCACCAGCAGCACGAACGAATCACGGCCCTCGAAGCCGAACGACAAGAAGCCCGGCCCCAGCCGGTGAGTAGGATACAACAGCGTTCGGAGCCAACGAAGAAGCGAGGACGTCGCTCTCCCGAACCCTACGCCAGCAGGGCACGCGCCCGTCGTGACGGTGGTCGAGCGAGAACATCACCAAGGCGCGGGCACAGCCCCGACAACAACGAACTGTCTCCCTTAAGGAGCGATGAGGAAGATTTGCATTGCCCCCTATCTCGGGCAATAATGGAGGCCCCGCTCCCCAAAGGCATGGAGAAACCGCCAAACCTAGCTGTGTACGACGGGACTACAGATCCCGACGATCACGTCGACAACGTCAACGCGATGCTCGACTACCGCAATGATATAACCGGGCACCTCAAATGCCGACTGTTCTCAACGACCCTCAGGAAAGGGGCCATGGCCTGGTACAAAAGCTTGGCCCCTGAGTCCATTACGTCATGGAGAGTCATGAGGTCCATGTTCACCCGGCACTTTACAGCTTCCCGTCGTCACCCCAAGACTGAGGCGACCCTTGAAGCCATAGTGCAGAAAAAGAATGAAACACTGCGCTCATACATCGAGCGATTCAACCAGGAAGCTGTCGAGGTAGATACCACCGAGCACATGAAGAAGTATCTCCTCGAGAGAGGTCTCTTACCCGGCAGTGAACTTAGCAGAGCCGTAGGGATCGAGCCTCCCCGCACCTTAAACGAGCTCCTGCATAAAGCCCAGGCCTACATCAGATACGAGGAAAAGCAGGTGGCACACAATGCCCGCAGCGGACGTAACGCTGGGGAGACCGAGCACTCAAAACGCGATGACACGAGCATTTCCCGTCGCAACGGAGACAAACGAAGAGAAGAAAGACCTCGCGAGCTCCGGGAAGGAAGAGGCCCCGCGGGCAGATATAGCGAGTACACCTTACTGACAGCTCCTCGAGAGCGTATCCTCGCAGAATGTATCAACTCTGAATTTAAGCAGGGCAGGGTCAGGTTCCCAAAACCGTCTGCACCAAAGCCCCACACCGACAAATCAAAGTACTGCCGGTTCCACAGAAGTCACGGGCACGTGACCGAAGACTGCGTCCACCTGAAAGATGCGATTGAAATTTTAATCCAAGAAGGGCACCTGAAGCAGTACACGAGGAAGAACGAAGCTCCCAGACACGACGAGCCAGAGAAGAAGAGACCCCGGGAAAACACACCCCCTGACAACTCTCCCTATCAAGTGGCCCTCTGCGTGTCACGACCGGAAGATTTCTTCCTCCCCGAACCATTGCCCGAGGGCAAGATCACTGCACTCAGCCCCTGGGAAGACTTCCCTACCACACTGGTGATATCAGGAGGAGGGACTAACGGGGAATCCGCGGCCCTCTCCGTCAAACGTAAGTTCGACGAACTCCTACTGACTGCCCCCGAGCAGAAAGCGACATTGACAAAATACCGGGGAAAATCCAACCCAATATCCTTCTTCCTGGAGGAACTCCCGGGCGGATCCCCCAACTCGGCCATCCCACTATTGATAAGAGCAAAGATGGCCCGATTCGACGTACGACGCATCCTGGTCGACGAAGGCAGCTCAGTGGATATCATGTACGTCCACCTCTTCAAGACTCTGAAGCTAGACAAGACCAACTTAGCCCCCTACGTCGGATCAGATCTCCAAGGATTCAACGGAGCAACAACCAGACCGTGGGGATATGTTGAGCTCCTCGTCACCTTCGGCGAACAAGAAACGGCCAGGGAAGTCAAAATCCAATTTCTGGTCGTAGACTGTCCGTCTCTCTACAATTGCATCTTTGGACGCCCGACACTGGCCGAACTCACTGCGGTCCCATCCACCGTCCACCTGAAGATGAAATACTACACCAAATTGGGACGTGTGGTCACCATCCATGGTGACATCGAAGCAGCCCGACGATGCTACGACGCCGCAGTAAAAGGACAGGCCGTAGTCAGCACGAAGAGCAACTGCAACAACAAAAAGCTCAAGACCGAGGATCCTGCCCGAGGAGTCAACGCCATCGACCTCGACTGTCGCATCGGGCTGGACGAGACCGAAGAGGGGAGGTTCCCCAAGGAACGCTCTCTCGAACACCCGGTCCGACCAATCCCCGACGGGGAGTTCGAACTCATTCCTCTTGGGGACGATCCGGAAAGGACGGTGAAGATAGGTAAGGGACTACCCGAGGAAACAAGAGAAGAGCTAGTAGCATGCCTCAAAGAGAACTCCGACCTCTTCGCGTGGAATGCCGCAGAAATGCCCGGGCTGGACCCCGAGATCGCGTGTCATAAGCTAGCTGTAGACCGGGCAGCCAAGCCCATAGCACAGCATAGACGCAAGCAATCGCCCGAAAAGGCAGAGGCTGCCGAGCGAGCTGTAAAAGACCTCTTAGAGGCAAATTTTATTTCTGAAGCCCAGTACACAACCTGGCTCTCTAATGTAGTCCTCgttaagaaaaataatggaaaatggcgtatgtgtgttgattatactgATCTTAATAGGGCTTGCCCGAAAGATGCTTTCCCCCTCCCTAATATAGACTCGCTCGTTGACAACTCTGCAGGTTTTAAACTCTTGTCCTTCATGGACGCATATAGTGGATACAACCAGATCCCTATGTCGCCCGCAGACAAGAAACACACAGCGTTCATGACCCCAACGGGCAATTACTATTACAACGTGATGCCGTTCGGGCTCAAGAACGCTGGCGCTACATACCAACGCATGATGAACAAAGTCTTCAAGGACGAAATAGGGGACATGCTCGAAGTGTACATGGACGACATGATCGTCAAATCACACGAGGAGATAACCCATGCTCGACACCTTACGAAGGTATTCGAGCAGGCGAGACAGTGTAAAATGAGGTTCAACCCCGAAAAATGCACGTTTGGAGTCCGAGCAGGCAAGTTCCTCGGTTTCTATCTCACCGAAAGAGGGATCGAGGCCAACCCCGACAAATGCCGGGCATTCTCGGAGTTTCCGACCCCGAAAACCAAAAAATCGATCCAGTCACTCAATGGAGTGCTCGCCTCACTCTCCCGTTTCATCGCCAAGTCCGCCCAGCACGCGTTGCCGTTCTTCAGACTCCTTCGCAAAGAGGCTACCTTCGACTGGACCGATGAATGCGAGCAAGCGCTACTCCATCTAAAGAAGGTTCTGTCCCAACCCCGGTCTTATCACGGCCATCAGAAAAGGAAACCCTATACTTATACCTATCCGTGGCAACCGAGGCCGTCAGCGCCGTTCTAA